TCTTGCCCTCGGGGGACAGCTTCAGGGACATCACCGTTCCCGAGGATGTCCCGAAGTATATCCTTCCGGAATCGTACACGGGGGTCGTGCCCCCGGTCTGGAAGACCCTTCCCTCCCAGATGACGTCGCCGTCATCGTCGGTGGGCGGGTTGATATCCACCGTCATCCTGTCCCTGATCTCCCCTGTGTACCTGTCGAAGCAGATCACATCCCCGCATGTGAAGGTCACCACCAGATAATCTCCCACTATCACAGGGGTGGTGACCTCGTATCCGGCGCCTTTGATGCCGTGATACTTCCACACGATCCCTCCTGTGAACCTGTCCAGTGCGTACACCCAGGCATCCTCGTCCCCTCCGGTCGCCCCATAGGCCCCTCCCGTCGTGTGGTAGAGCATGTCCCCTGCGACAACGAGTCCGGAGTCGACGTATCCCGTGGTGTACGTGTTGTACCATTCCACGGGCATCTTCGGTTCCTTCTGTCCGTGGGACACGGAGACGTTGGATGCCGATGAGGATCCGCTCAGCGTCGTCCATGACGTCGGGTGTTCCGGGGTGGACACCGGTGCGAAGCCGTCCGGGTAGAATCCGAAAGCTACCGTACCCGAACACGGTGCGTTCAAGTCCGTTCCCCTGTCCGTCCATCCGTCCTCCCATTGGAAGAGATGCCATCCGCAGTCCGATGCGGATCTCGTCCTGATCTCGTTTATGACTCCGGTATCCTCCACGGAGCTTTCCAGGACGCTCCCGAAGGTCGCGCCTCCGCCGTTCGCGTACCATTGGTAGCTGCCGTTCCCGAAATCCACGAGGACCTGGTCCTGCTGATCGGCATCGATCGATGCCACCGAGAACACCGACAGGACCAATACGGCGATCGCCAGCAAAGGTGCGTAGCGTCTCATGCCATCCCCCTCTGATATGTAAGGTAATCCCTGTAATCGTCCCCCAGGTACTTCGGTATCGTATCCAGCGGGTCCCTGAACTCGAACTGGTCCGGATGCAGCGCCTTGCCCAGGAGCTCGGCCGCCTGGCAGAGCCTCGGCCCCGGTCTGGACAGCAGGTCCGCCGCCTGCCCTGTGAACAGGTATATGTTCCCGTTCCTGTAGGCCGGGGTCTCCCTCCATACGGGATCTATCCTCTCCAGGAACTCCTCGTACTCCTCCTCGGAGGTTATCTCGCTGCCGTGGAGGATTATCATGACCTGGGGCTGCTTGGCATGGATCTGCTCCTTGGAGACCATGAACCATGAAGATGACTGCGAATCGAACACGTTGCTGCCCGAGACCTTCGCGATCGTGTCGGAAGCGAACGTGTTGCTGCCTGATGTCCACGGGGACGGGTCCGCCGACAGGGCGATGAAAGTCCTCACCGCCGCCTGATAGCCTATGACGCCCGAGACCGCGTCGATGGTCCCCCTGAATGTCTGGATGACGCTGTTGGCGTTCTCGCTCAATCCCATCGCAGAAGCCACCAGCCAGATGTTGTCGTACAGCACCTCTATGTTGGTGACGTCGTAAGTCACGACGCAGTCTATCCCCGACTTCCTCAGCTTGTCTGCCATCGCCACGTGCTCACCCGTGCCGCCTTCGCAGAATACCACGTCGGGACCGAGCTTCACGATCCATTCGTAATTCGGATCGGAATACCCGCCGACGTTCCTGATCTTCCCTTCGGCCTTGTTCTCTACGACCCCCTCCGGATAGTTGCTGTAGAGGTCGGTTCCCACGATGTAATCCAATCCCCCGATGGAGCATATGGTCTCCGTGACCGAGGGCGCCAGCGATACGACCTTGAGCTTCTCGCCGGTCTTCAGGGAGTATCCGGAGTCAGCGTAGCTGTAGTATGTGAACCCGGACTGGTCGGTACCCGGTATGACGTCGTCCGGACCGGACGCCCTAGCCCATGCCGCTATGTCCCCCGGACCGAGGATGACGGCCGAGGGGTCGTCGCACGGGATCCACTGGCCTTCGGACAGCATGTACATCCCCCATTTCTTCCCCTGGAGGTTTGACTGCTCGTTTATCGAATGCACTATGGTGTGCCTGTCATCCTGGTAGACCAGCGGGTAGCCCTTCAGACCGCACGCCGTCTCCAGCGCCTCGTATCCGTCCATGCCGTCCCCGAAATCCAGGTTCACCCAGACCGTATCCCAGTACCCGAAGTCGATGACCACTCCGCTCCTGCCCTCGGTCTCCGCATGGGTGAGGCCCATGGCCGGGGTCAGGACGATCACCGCGACAGCGACGACAGCGGTTATGGCCAGCTTCTTACCGGTGGAGTTCATCTCATAGACCTTCGGGTATGGTCGACGGCGTAGGCATGACCATCTCGACTCCGTCGTCCGCCTGCTTCTCAGATGTGGTCTGCAGGACCAGGGCGAAGTAATGGTACCTGCCCATGTCGTACTTGCCCAATGTGAGGTTGTTGTACGTCCACTGCCTGGTGTCGTCCAAAGACTTGGCGTTGGGGTTGTAGGAGAACTGCGACCAGTACGTCCAGTCCCCGTTCTTGAGCTGCGTGTCCGCCCATCCGAAGAATCCGGTGAACCATCCGAACATGTCCTTGCTCATGAGATGGCTGTGGACCGACTGCCCATCCAACCTGTAATCGAGCACTCCCTTGTCCTCCACCACCTCGACCTCCGCGTCGGGGAACAGCGTGTCCCTCACCGCGTTGACCAAGGCCTCGTTCACGTTCGTACCGGAGCCTTTGATCCAGAACCCTTCCTCTATGTCCGCCGTGCTGAGACCTGCCTTCTCGAACCATCCCATCATGATGTCGAACCTCTCAGACGTCGTCAGCCTCTTCCCTTCCGACTTGTCGTCGGGCTTGGAGTTGGGGTCCTTGGCGACCTTCTCGATCTCCGAGAGGTCGGGGACCTGTATGAAGAAGTACGCCTCGCTGCTTATGCTGAACGCGGGCTGGACGTATCCGGTCCTTCCGTTCTCGACCACCTTCTCTGCATACTCCAGGACCAGCGTGGAACCGTCCCTCAGGTCGGCATCCTTGGCAGGAACCCAGCCCTTCAGGCTCTGCCATCTGAACACGATCCAGGACCTGTCGTCCGAGTTCTCCTTGCCCTTGTAGCTCTGGACGTTGCCGTTGCTCTTCAGCACTATGCTGTCCCCCAAGGTGCTCTGCAGCACCTCCTTGACGCTGGACCCCTCTGCGGAGTACTCCCTGTACGTCCCATCTCCCTGGGAGACCTCCAGGCTTATGCTGTACGTCCCATCGTCGACATCACTGCTGCCGCCGGACATCATGACGAAAACGGCTCCCGCCCCTGCGGCCGCGATGACCGCTATCAGTATGATAACCAATGTGTTCTTGTTCATCCTATCACCACGACCCTTCGCTCATCACGCCCTTCTGGACGCCGAAGGTCATCTGCACTCCGCCCGAGAATGTGTTGCCGTAGGCCTCGAACGTCAGATATCCGTCCTTGACCTTGCCGGTGGTCTCGATCACCTTGTCCAGGTAGTAGAACACCTTGACCTCCTTCCCATCGTAGCCCTGGTTCGCCTTCACCTTCACGGTGAGCGGCAGCTCCTTGCTTACCCCGTCCCCCTTCAGGGTGACCAGGATGCAGTTGGAGTCGCTACCCGTCCTGTCCTTGCACTCGGAATTGATCGCCTTGTAGGTGCTTCCGTTGGTGTTAGAGGCGTTGGCGGACAATGTGGAGGATGCAGGGAACTTGCCGGTCACCGACAGCCCCTTGCCGTTGTCCACGGTGGCCGAGGCGTTCTCGGACCATTTCGCCTTCAGTGTTATCCCCTGCTCGAACTTGTAAACGGTCGCCGAGGTGTATTCCTTCCCGTCGTAGAACCATCCCATGAAGGTATGGCCGGCCTTCACCGATACCGGCAGGTCGCCGAGGGGCCTGTCATAAACCCCGTAGTAGACCTCGGACACGAAGGAGCCTCCGTCCGGATCGAAGTCCAGATAGCTCACCTTTAGCCATCTGGCCGTGAGTGATGCGTCCTTCGAGACCTTGGTCTTGTTTGGAATGTACTGGGTGGAACCGTCGAACCATCCTCCGAACTGATATCCCTCCTTGGAGGGATCGTGGATGTACGGCATCAGATCCCCTTTGGCCAGGGTAATGATGCTGGATCCGCCCCCGTTCTGGGGATCCATGGTGATCTTCACTGCGTCAGCGTACACCGGCGTCAGGACCGTGTCCTTCGCGACAGGCGTGCTGAACGACGTCCAGTCAGCAGAACCTTCCTTCCATCCCGTGAGCACCTTGCCCGCGGGCACGGCCACATCGGGGAGGTCGACGATGGCTCCCTTCGGGACCTTCATCACCAGATCGCCCGAGACGGTTCTCAGCGTCAGGGTGACGCACAACCTGTCCAGGTCCTGGTAGTTGGAGACCTTCGCCCTATCCTGGTCGGTAAGGCCGGAGTATCTTGCGACGATCCTCTGGTAATCCCTGTAGTTGACGTTGCCGTCATCGTACATGTCCAGGAACCTGTCTATCGATGAGGATACGTCATCCGGTCCGTACCTGTTCTCCTTGCCGAAGCAGAACAGGGTGGTGTCGTTCCTCAGGAGAACGTATCCGTCCTCCGATATCACGAAGCTCTGGTAGCAGAACTGTGCCGGATCGGGCCTGAGCTTGAACTCTATCGACGTGCCCCTGTCCTTGCTGTCCTTGATGACGAAGATGTCCGCATAGCCGTTGATGCTGTCAGCCGCCTCCCCCTCGTTGACATGGCCGTACTCCATCACGTAGATGTACACGGCATAGCCGTTGTCCTTCGTGGAATAGGCGGTGGAGATCGCCATGGTGCCCTTGGTGCAGACATCCTTCAGGTAGCCGCGGGCCTTCATGTCCCCGTCCTTGCCGATATCGATTATCCAAAGGGGCTCGTTGCTTCCCAGGGTCTTCCCTCCGCCTCCGATATATATTGTGTCGTTCCATATCACCGGGATGGACTGGGTGCCTCCCCATACCGCCCCCTTGTAATTCTTCTGCCAGAAGCTGTCCTCGGACTCCCAGTACCTCTCGGAGGACCTGTCGAACCCTTCGGGGGTGACCTTGTACGAGCGAATCGCCAGCTTCTCGGACGTGAACTCGTTGGGCTCCCAGTCGTTGCGGTCGGCGACCCTGTTGAGCGGGATGTACACCCTTCCCTCGTAGGCGGTGGCGCCCGACGAGGAGTACTCCCTGTCGAAGTGGATGGAATCGATCACCCTTCCGGTGTCCGCATCCATGAAGAACGCCGTGGCGCCCATGTCGTTGAATCCCCTCTTGACTAGCACTATGTAGTCGTCAAAGAAGGCGGGGGTGGCGTTGTACCATCCGTCGCACTCCATCAGCCACAGTGGCTCGACCTCCTCGTCCGCCCTCGTCCTGTCCTTGTCTTCGGTGGAGAAGCACGCGTAATCCCCGTCGTATGTTCCGAAGAACACCTTGCCGTCGTAGTAGGTGACCGTTCCCTGCGTCTCCCCTCCATCGACCGGGACGGATACGAAGAGCTGCTGCATGGTCTCCGCATCGAAAGCGTAGAGAATGGAGCAGTAGCCTGTAGACGTGACCGCGAACACCTTGCCGTCGCCGTAGGTTATGGCCATGTTGTACACGGTCTTCGAGGGACAGCTCGCTTTGGCGATGGTTTTCCCCGTGGCGATGTCCACGCAATAGAACGCGGATTCCTGTCCTTTGTAGTAATAGGCCTTGTCTCCCACGCACAGCGGCGAGCTGGGCGTCTTCCAATTGGATGCGGAGGCGTCTATCTCCGAGAATACCTTCCAGAGCATCTTCATGTCGCTCTGATTCAGGGGCGTCTTGGAATCGGTGATGCCGAAGCTCCCGACATCCCCTCCGACGTAAGACCACTGAGACGGGAGTGTCGGCTTTATCTCCCTGGGCTCAAGAATCTCGCCGCTGTACGGCTCCTCCGGATTCGATGGCGACGGCTTTGGATCCTCATCGTCGATTACCTCGTTCCCGCTTCCGCCGCTCATCATGAAATACACTCCGGCACCTGCGACGGCGATCGCGGCTATCAGCACCACTACTATGACTGAAGCCTTCATAGCGGTTCCCTCTCTGTACACATGGAGATTGTATTGTTATCCATAGGATTTATTGAGGAGT
The nucleotide sequence above comes from Methanomassiliicoccales archaeon LGM-RCC1. Encoded proteins:
- a CDS encoding InlB B-repeat-containing protein; the encoded protein is MKASVIVVVLIAAIAVAGAGVYFMMSGGSGNEVIDDEDPKPSPSNPEEPYSGEILEPREIKPTLPSQWSYVGGDVGSFGITDSKTPLNQSDMKMLWKVFSEIDASASNWKTPSSPLCVGDKAYYYKGQESAFYCVDIATGKTIAKASCPSKTVYNMAITYGDGKVFAVTSTGYCSILYAFDAETMQQLFVSVPVDGGETQGTVTYYDGKVFFGTYDGDYACFSTEDKDRTRADEEVEPLWLMECDGWYNATPAFFDDYIVLVKRGFNDMGATAFFMDADTGRVIDSIHFDREYSSSGATAYEGRVYIPLNRVADRNDWEPNEFTSEKLAIRSYKVTPEGFDRSSERYWESEDSFWQKNYKGAVWGGTQSIPVIWNDTIYIGGGGKTLGSNEPLWIIDIGKDGDMKARGYLKDVCTKGTMAISTAYSTKDNGYAVYIYVMEYGHVNEGEAADSINGYADIFVIKDSKDRGTSIEFKLRPDPAQFCYQSFVISEDGYVLLRNDTTLFCFGKENRYGPDDVSSSIDRFLDMYDDGNVNYRDYQRIVARYSGLTDQDRAKVSNYQDLDRLCVTLTLRTVSGDLVMKVPKGAIVDLPDVAVPAGKVLTGWKEGSADWTSFSTPVAKDTVLTPVYADAVKITMDPQNGGGSSIITLAKGDLMPYIHDPSKEGYQFGGWFDGSTQYIPNKTKVSKDASLTARWLKVSYLDFDPDGGSFVSEVYYGVYDRPLGDLPVSVKAGHTFMGWFYDGKEYTSATVYKFEQGITLKAKWSENASATVDNGKGLSVTGKFPASSTLSANASNTNGSTYKAINSECKDRTGSDSNCILVTLKGDGVSKELPLTVKVKANQGYDGKEVKVFYYLDKVIETTGKVKDGYLTFEAYGNTFSGGVQMTFGVQKGVMSEGSW
- a CDS encoding helical backbone metal receptor codes for the protein MNSTGKKLAITAVVAVAVIVLTPAMGLTHAETEGRSGVVIDFGYWDTVWVNLDFGDGMDGYEALETACGLKGYPLVYQDDRHTIVHSINEQSNLQGKKWGMYMLSEGQWIPCDDPSAVILGPGDIAAWARASGPDDVIPGTDQSGFTYYSYADSGYSLKTGEKLKVVSLAPSVTETICSIGGLDYIVGTDLYSNYPEGVVENKAEGKIRNVGGYSDPNYEWIVKLGPDVVFCEGGTGEHVAMADKLRKSGIDCVVTYDVTNIEVLYDNIWLVASAMGLSENANSVIQTFRGTIDAVSGVIGYQAAVRTFIALSADPSPWTSGSNTFASDTIAKVSGSNVFDSQSSSWFMVSKEQIHAKQPQVMIILHGSEITSEEEYEEFLERIDPVWRETPAYRNGNIYLFTGQAADLLSRPGPRLCQAAELLGKALHPDQFEFRDPLDTIPKYLGDDYRDYLTYQRGMA